The following are encoded in a window of Fulvia fulva chromosome 7, complete sequence genomic DNA:
- a CDS encoding putative alpha-galactosidase D — MASITTLASLIAVGAGGALALDNGFGRTPVMGFNTYNDVGCSPNEGYMNSTMQSFADRGFPALGYRYFQLDCGWQGFNRQSNGSLTYDASVFPNGIAPLSKKARSLGMRWSMYTDQGKFSCDTRSAADGLRPGSLGFERQDALQFAGWNVDYMKVDNCYIEGSDNNAPKDARSDFPARFGAWSKAQQDVGIKGMLICQWGTPYSSPTGLHGPAEWIPPIANSFRVSDDIAQGWANVMRILNEDINVNLRGLNGPGRFSDMDLLEVGNPGMSDAEQASHFAVWAMFKSALMISTAVPTMSARTAEILSNKDLIAINQDSLGKPAVLIQRFTNDRDVYAGPLANGDRAVLLLDQSNTARSLSIDFSTLGIDTATVKNLWTGRTTANVKSFSAQVGAHGSLPLRLSQIKTLTTAAPKLTWIEAESGTLVGGANTQPCSGCSGSTKVGFITNTGGSLTLSGIRTSQATQDVRFDYLDCEVGYLFDPTGSQSNGLNVRGASISVNGGAGQSVLFPLTGYNWDKDVAKNHLVRLSGFSTTGTNTIRISGLSGSTQYAPDFDRVGVIA; from the exons ATGGCATCAATTACCACGTTGGCTAGTCTGATTGCTGTAGGTGCTGGAGGAGCACTTGCTCTCGACAATGGCTTCGGGAGGACGCCTGTCATGGGCTTCAACACCTACAACGACGTGGGCTGTTCACCGAACGAGGGCTACATGAACAGCACCATGCAATCCTTTGCAGACCGAGGCTTTCCAGCACTGGGGTACAGATACTTCCAG CTCGACTGTGGCTGGCAAGGCTTCAATCGACAGTCTAACGGATCGCTCACCTACGATGCAAGCGTCTTTCCCAATGGCATTGCTCCCCTGAGCAAGAAAGCCAGAAGTCTTGGCATGCGGTGGAGCATGTACACCGACCAGGGGAAGTTCTCTTGTGATACCAGGTCGGCAGCGGATGGGCTTCGTCCAGGCTCGCTTGGGTTTGAGAGGCAGGACGCTTTGCAGTTCGCGGGGTGGAATGTCGATTATATGAAGGTCGACAACTGCTATATCGAGGGCAGTGATAACAACGCGCCTAAGGATGCACGATCCGATTTCCCTGCACGATTCGGTGCCTGGTCCAAGGCTCAGCAGGATGTGGGCATCAAGGGTATGCTCATCTGTCAATGGGGTACTCCTTACAGCAGTCCGACTGGTCTGCATGGACCAGCTGAGTGGATACCACCTATTGCCAATTCTTTCCGTGTGTCCGATGACATTGCTCAGGGCTGGGCAAATGTCATGCGAATCCTGAACGAGGACATCAACGTCAATCTCAGAGGCCTCAATGGACCTGGTCGTTTCTCTGATATGGATCTCCTCGAAGTCGGTAACCCTGGCATGTCCGATGCCGAGCAGGCCAGCCACTTCGCAGTGTGGGCTATGTTCAAGAGCGCCCTCATGATCTCCACCGCCGTGCCTACAATGTCCGCCAGGACCGCTGAGATCCTCTCAAACAAGGACCTGATCGCCATCAACCAAGATTCCCTCGGCAAACCAGCCGTCCTCATCCAACGCTTCACCAACGACCGCGACGTCTACGCCGGTCCCCTCGCCAACGGCGACCGCGCAGTCCTCCTCCTCGACCAATCAAACACAGCCCGCTCCCTCTCCATCGACTTCAGCACCCTCGGCATCGACACCGCAACCGTCAAAAACCTCTGGACGGGCCGCACAACCGCCAACGTCAAATCCTTCTCCGCCCAAGTCGGCGCTCACGGCTCCCTCCCACTCCGTCTCAGCCAGATCAAGACTCTCACCACCGCCGCCCCAAAACTCACCTGGATCGAAGCCGAGTCCGGCACCCTCGTCGGCGGCGCAAACACCCAACCTTGTTCCGGCTGCTCCGGCTCCACCAAAGTCGGCTTCATCACCAATACCGGTGGCAGCCTGACTCTCAGCGGGATTAGGACGAGTCAGGCTACGCAAGATGTGCGATTTGATTATCTTGACTGTGAGGTTGGGTATTTGTTCGATCCTACGGGTAGCCAGAGCAATGGGTTGAACGTCAGGGGGGCGAGCATTAGTGTGAATGGTGGTGCGGGACAGAGCGTGCTGTTCCCGTTGACGGGGTATAATTGGGATAAGGATGTGGCGAAGAACCATCTGGTGAGGTTGAGTGGGTTCAGTACGACGGGGACGAATACGATTAGGATTAGTGGGTTGAGTGGGAGTACGCAGTATGCGCCTGATTTTGATCGGGTTGGGGTTATTGCTTGA